The Macaca thibetana thibetana isolate TM-01 chromosome 19, ASM2454274v1, whole genome shotgun sequence genome has a segment encoding these proteins:
- the ISYNA1 gene encoding inositol-3-phosphate synthase 1 isoform X2, whose product MEAAAQFFVESPDVVYGPEAIEAQYEYRTTRVSREGGVLKVHPTSTRFTFRTARQVPRLGVMLVGWGGNNGSTLTAAVLANRLRLSWPTRSGRKEANYYGSLTQAGTVSLGLDAEGQEVFVPFSALLPMVAPNDLVFDGWDISSLNLAEAMRRAKVLDWGLQEQLWPHMEALRPRPSVYIPEFIAANQSARADNLIPGSRAQQLEQIRRDIRDFRSSAGLDKIIVLWTANTERFCEVIPGLNDTAENLLRTIETMSIVSYNHLGNNDGENLSAPLQFRSKEVSKSNVVDDMVQSNPVLYAPGEEPDHCVVIKYVPYVGDSKRALDEYTSELMLGGTNTLVLHNTCEDSLLAAPIMLDLALLTELCQRVSFCTDADPEPQTFHPVLSLLSFLFKAPLVPPGSPVVNALFRQRSCIENILRACVGLPPQNHMLLEHKMERPGPVLKRVGPVAAACPVLNKKGPVPAATNGCPGDANGHPQVEEPQMPTT is encoded by the exons ATGGAGGCCGCCGCCCAGTTCTTCGTCGAGAGCCCGGACGTGGTCTACGGCCCCGAGGCCATCGAGGCGCAATACGAGTACCGGACGACGCGCGTCAGCCGCGAGGGCGGCGTCCTCAAG GTGCACCCCACGTCCACGCGCTTCACCTTCCGGACCGCCCGGCAGGTGCCCCGGCTTGGGGTCATGCTTGTCGGCTGGGGCGGGAACAACGGCTCCACACTCACTGCCGCGGTGCTGGCCAACCGGCTGCGTCTGTCCTGGCCCACGCGCAGCGGCCGCAAG GAGGCCAACTACTACGGCTCGCTGACTCAGGCAGGTACCGTGAGCCTGGGCCTGGACGCCGAGGGCCAGGAGGTGTTCGTGCCCTTCAGCGCGCTGCTGCCCATGGTGGCGCCCAACGACCTCGTGTTCGATG GCTGGGACATCTCGTCGCTGAACCTGGCTGAGGCGATGCGGCGCGCGAAGGTGCTGGATTGGGGGCTGCAGGAGCAACTGTGGCCGCACATGGAGGCCCTGCGGCCCCGGCCTTCTGTTTACATCCCCGAGTTCATCGCGGCCAACCAGAGCGCGCGCGCGGACAACCTCATCCCGGGCTCGCGCGCGCAGCAG TTGGAGCAGATCCGCAGGGACATCCGAGACTTCCGGTCTAGCGCGGGGCTGGACAAAATCATCGTGCTGTGGACGGCGAACACGGAGCGCTTCTGTGAGGTGATTCCAGGCCTCAACGACACAGCCGAGAACCTACTACGCACCATTGAG ACCATGTCCATCGTGAGTTACAACCACCTGGGCAACAACGATGGGGAGAACCTGTCGGCGCCATTGCAGTTCCGCTCTAAGGAGGTGTCCAAAAGCAACGTGGTGGACGACATGGTGCAGAGCAACCCAGTGCTCTATGCGCCCGGCGAGGAGCCTGACCACTGC GTGGTCATCAAGTATGTGCCGTACGTGGGCGACAGCAAGCGCGCGCTGGATGAGTATACCTCGGAGCTGATGCTGGGCGGAACCAACACACTGGTGCTGCACAACACATGCGAG GACTCGCTGCTGGCCGCACCCATCATGCTGGACCTCGCGCTACTGACCGAACTGTGCCAGCGTGTGAGTTTCTGCACTGACGCTGACCCCGAGCCACAGACCTTCCACCCCGTGCTGTCCCTGCTCAGCTTCCTCTTCAAGGCGCCACTGGTGCCACCGGGCAGCCCGGTGGTCAATGCGCTTTTCCGCCAGCGCAGCTGCATCGAGAACATCCTCAG GGCCTGCGTGGGGCTCCCGCCACAGAACCACATGCTACTGGAGCATAAGATGGAGCGCCCAGGGCCCGTCCTCAAGCGAGTCGGACCTGTGGCTGCTGCCTGCCCTGTGTTGAACAAGAAAGGACCGGTACCCGCTGCCACCAACGGCTGCCCTGGTGATGCCAACGGGCATCCGCAAGTGGAGGAACCCCAGATGCCCACCACCTGA
- the ISYNA1 gene encoding inositol-3-phosphate synthase 1 isoform X1, with protein sequence MEAAAQFFVESPDVVYGPEAIEAQYEYRTTRVSREGGVLKVHPTSTRFTFRTARQVPRLGVMLVGWGGNNGSTLTAAVLANRLRLSWPTRSGRKEANYYGSLTQAGTVSLGLDAEGQEVFVPFSALLPMVAPNDLVFDGWDISSLNLAEAMRRAKVLDWGLQEQLWPHMEALRPRPSVYIPEFIAANQSARADNLIPGSRAQQLEQIRRDIRDFRSSAGLDKIIVLWTANTERFCEVIPGLNDTAENLLRTIELGLEVSPSTLFAVASILEGCAFLNGSPQNTLVPGALELAWQRRVFVGGDDFKSGQTKVKSVLVDFLIGSGLKTMSIVSYNHLGNNDGENLSAPLQFRSKEVSKSNVVDDMVQSNPVLYAPGEEPDHCVVIKYVPYVGDSKRALDEYTSELMLGGTNTLVLHNTCEDSLLAAPIMLDLALLTELCQRVSFCTDADPEPQTFHPVLSLLSFLFKAPLVPPGSPVVNALFRQRSCIENILRACVGLPPQNHMLLEHKMERPGPVLKRVGPVAAACPVLNKKGPVPAATNGCPGDANGHPQVEEPQMPTT encoded by the exons ATGGAGGCCGCCGCCCAGTTCTTCGTCGAGAGCCCGGACGTGGTCTACGGCCCCGAGGCCATCGAGGCGCAATACGAGTACCGGACGACGCGCGTCAGCCGCGAGGGCGGCGTCCTCAAG GTGCACCCCACGTCCACGCGCTTCACCTTCCGGACCGCCCGGCAGGTGCCCCGGCTTGGGGTCATGCTTGTCGGCTGGGGCGGGAACAACGGCTCCACACTCACTGCCGCGGTGCTGGCCAACCGGCTGCGTCTGTCCTGGCCCACGCGCAGCGGCCGCAAG GAGGCCAACTACTACGGCTCGCTGACTCAGGCAGGTACCGTGAGCCTGGGCCTGGACGCCGAGGGCCAGGAGGTGTTCGTGCCCTTCAGCGCGCTGCTGCCCATGGTGGCGCCCAACGACCTCGTGTTCGATG GCTGGGACATCTCGTCGCTGAACCTGGCTGAGGCGATGCGGCGCGCGAAGGTGCTGGATTGGGGGCTGCAGGAGCAACTGTGGCCGCACATGGAGGCCCTGCGGCCCCGGCCTTCTGTTTACATCCCCGAGTTCATCGCGGCCAACCAGAGCGCGCGCGCGGACAACCTCATCCCGGGCTCGCGCGCGCAGCAG TTGGAGCAGATCCGCAGGGACATCCGAGACTTCCGGTCTAGCGCGGGGCTGGACAAAATCATCGTGCTGTGGACGGCGAACACGGAGCGCTTCTGTGAGGTGATTCCAGGCCTCAACGACACAGCCGAGAACCTACTACGCACCATTGAG CTTGGTCTGGAGGTGTCGCCCTCCACGCTCTTCGCCGTGGCCAGCATCCTAGAGGGCTGTGCCTTCCTCAATGGGTCCCCGCAGAACACCCTGGTGCCCGGAGCCCTTGAGCTCGCGTGGCAGCGCCGGGTTTTTGTGGGTGGAGATGACTTCAAGTCAGGCCAGACCAAAGTCAAGTCCGTGCTCGTGGACTTCCTCATTGGCTCCGGCCTCAAG ACCATGTCCATCGTGAGTTACAACCACCTGGGCAACAACGATGGGGAGAACCTGTCGGCGCCATTGCAGTTCCGCTCTAAGGAGGTGTCCAAAAGCAACGTGGTGGACGACATGGTGCAGAGCAACCCAGTGCTCTATGCGCCCGGCGAGGAGCCTGACCACTGC GTGGTCATCAAGTATGTGCCGTACGTGGGCGACAGCAAGCGCGCGCTGGATGAGTATACCTCGGAGCTGATGCTGGGCGGAACCAACACACTGGTGCTGCACAACACATGCGAG GACTCGCTGCTGGCCGCACCCATCATGCTGGACCTCGCGCTACTGACCGAACTGTGCCAGCGTGTGAGTTTCTGCACTGACGCTGACCCCGAGCCACAGACCTTCCACCCCGTGCTGTCCCTGCTCAGCTTCCTCTTCAAGGCGCCACTGGTGCCACCGGGCAGCCCGGTGGTCAATGCGCTTTTCCGCCAGCGCAGCTGCATCGAGAACATCCTCAG GGCCTGCGTGGGGCTCCCGCCACAGAACCACATGCTACTGGAGCATAAGATGGAGCGCCCAGGGCCCGTCCTCAAGCGAGTCGGACCTGTGGCTGCTGCCTGCCCTGTGTTGAACAAGAAAGGACCGGTACCCGCTGCCACCAACGGCTGCCCTGGTGATGCCAACGGGCATCCGCAAGTGGAGGAACCCCAGATGCCCACCACCTGA
- the SSBP4 gene encoding single-stranded DNA-binding protein 4 isoform X4, producing the protein MYAKGGKGSAVPSDSQAREKLALYVYEYLLHIGAQKSAQTFLSEIRWEKNITLGEPPGFLHSWWCVFWDLYCAAPDRREACEHSGEAKAFQDYSAAAAPSPVMGSMAPGDAMAAGPMAAGFFQGPSGSQPSPHNPNAPMMGPPGQPFMSPRFPGGPRPALRMPSQPPAGLPGSQPLLPGAMEPSARAQGHPSMGGPMQRVTPPRGMASVGPQSYGGGMRPPPNSLTGPGLPAMNMGPGVRGPWASPSGNSIPYSSSSPGSYTGPPGGGGPPGTPIMPSPGDSTNSSENMYTIMNPIGPGAGRANFPLGPGPEGPMAAMSAMEPHHVNGSLGSGDMDGLPKSSPGAVAGLSNAPGTPRDDGEMAAAGTFLHPFPSESYSPGMTMSV; encoded by the exons CCCAGAAGTCAGCCCAGACCTTCCTGTCTGAG ATCCGATGGGAGAAGAACATCACGCTGGGGGAGCCCCCCGGGTTCCTGCACTCCTGGTGGTG TGTGTTCTGGGATCTGTACTGTGCAGCGCCTGACCGGAGAGAGGCCTGCGAGCACTCCGGCGAGGCCAAGGCCTTCCAGGACTAT AGCGCTGCAGCTGCCCCGAGCCCTGTGATGGGGAGTATGGCCCCAGGTGACGCAATGGCCGCAGGCCccatggcagctggcttcttccag GGCCCCTCGGGCTCCCAGCCATCCCCCCACAACCCCAACGCCCCCATGATGGGGCCTCCCGGTCAG CCCTTCATGTCACCGCGCTTCCCAGGGGGCCCCCGGCCCGCCCTGCGGATGCCAAGTCAG CCCCCCGCAGGCCTCCCCggctcccagcccctcctccctggtGCCATGGAGCCCTCCGCAAGAGCCCAGG GGCATCCAAGCATGGGCGGCCCAATGCAGAGGGTGACGCCTCCTCGGGGCATGGCCAGCGTGGGGCCCCAG AGCTATGGAGGTGGCATGCGGCCCCCACCCAACTCCCTTACTGGCCCAGGCCTGCCTGCCATGAACAT GGGCCCAGGAGTTCGTGGCCCATGGGCCAGCCCCAGTGGAAACTCG ATCCCCTACTCCTCCTCATCCCCCGGCAGCTACACG GGACCCCCAGGAGGAGGTGGGCCCCCTGGAACACCCATCATGCCTAGCCCTGGAG ATTCCACTAACTCCAGCGAAAACATGTACACTATCATGAACCCCATCGGGCCGGGCGCTGGCAGGGCTAAT TTCCCGCTCGGCCCTGGCCCGGAGGGCCCCATGGCCGCCATGAGCGCGATGGAGCCTCACCATGTGAACGGATCCCTGG GCTCGGGCGACATGGACGGGTTGCCGAAG AGCTCTCCCGGCGCCGTGGCCGGCCTGAGCAACGCCCCGGGCACCCCGCGGGACGACGGCGAGATGGCGGCCGCCGGGACCTTCCTGCACCCGTTCCCGAGCGAAAGC TACTCGCCAGGGATGACCATGAGCGTGTGA
- the SSBP4 gene encoding single-stranded DNA-binding protein 4 isoform X6 produces MGSMAPGDAMAAGPMAAGFFQGPSGSQPSPHNPNAPMMGPPGQPFMSPRFPGGPRPALRMPSQPPAGLPGSQPLLPGAMEPSARAQGHPSMGGPMQRVTPPRGMASVGPQSYGGGMRPPPNSLTGPGLPAMNMGPGVRGPWASPSGNSIPYSSSSPGSYTGPPGGGGPPGTPIMPSPGDSTNSSENMYTIMNPIGPGAGRANFPLGPGPEGPMAAMSAMEPHHVNGSLGSGDMDGLPKSSPGAVAGLSNAPGTPRDDGEMAAAGTFLHPFPSESYSPGMTMSV; encoded by the exons ATGGGGAGTATGGCCCCAGGTGACGCAATGGCCGCAGGCCccatggcagctggcttcttccag GGCCCCTCGGGCTCCCAGCCATCCCCCCACAACCCCAACGCCCCCATGATGGGGCCTCCCGGTCAG CCCTTCATGTCACCGCGCTTCCCAGGGGGCCCCCGGCCCGCCCTGCGGATGCCAAGTCAG CCCCCCGCAGGCCTCCCCggctcccagcccctcctccctggtGCCATGGAGCCCTCCGCAAGAGCCCAGG GGCATCCAAGCATGGGCGGCCCAATGCAGAGGGTGACGCCTCCTCGGGGCATGGCCAGCGTGGGGCCCCAG AGCTATGGAGGTGGCATGCGGCCCCCACCCAACTCCCTTACTGGCCCAGGCCTGCCTGCCATGAACAT GGGCCCAGGAGTTCGTGGCCCATGGGCCAGCCCCAGTGGAAACTCG ATCCCCTACTCCTCCTCATCCCCCGGCAGCTACACG GGACCCCCAGGAGGAGGTGGGCCCCCTGGAACACCCATCATGCCTAGCCCTGGAG ATTCCACTAACTCCAGCGAAAACATGTACACTATCATGAACCCCATCGGGCCGGGCGCTGGCAGGGCTAAT TTCCCGCTCGGCCCTGGCCCGGAGGGCCCCATGGCCGCCATGAGCGCGATGGAGCCTCACCATGTGAACGGATCCCTGG GCTCGGGCGACATGGACGGGTTGCCGAAG AGCTCTCCCGGCGCCGTGGCCGGCCTGAGCAACGCCCCGGGCACCCCGCGGGACGACGGCGAGATGGCGGCCGCCGGGACCTTCCTGCACCCGTTCCCGAGCGAAAGC TACTCGCCAGGGATGACCATGAGCGTGTGA
- the SSBP4 gene encoding single-stranded DNA-binding protein 4 isoform X3 encodes MYAKGGKGSAVPSDSQAREKLALYVYEYLLHIGAQKSAQTFLSEIRWEKNITLGEPPGFLHSWWCVFWDLYCAAPDRREACEHSGEAKAFQDYSAAAAPSPVMGSMAPGDAMAAGPMAAGFFQPFMSPRFPGGPRPALRMPSQPPAGLPGSQPLLPGAMEPSARAQGHPSMGGPMQRVTPPRGMASVGPQSYGGGMRPPPNSLTGPGLPAMNMGPGVRGPWASPSGNSIPYSSSSPGSYTVRLSKAGPPLGKGCGMADEGPFLTVPVSCVQGPPGGGGPPGTPIMPSPGDSTNSSENMYTIMNPIGPGAGRANFPLGPGPEGPMAAMSAMEPHHVNGSLGSGDMDGLPKSSPGAVAGLSNAPGTPRDDGEMAAAGTFLHPFPSESYSPGMTMSV; translated from the exons CCCAGAAGTCAGCCCAGACCTTCCTGTCTGAG ATCCGATGGGAGAAGAACATCACGCTGGGGGAGCCCCCCGGGTTCCTGCACTCCTGGTGGTG TGTGTTCTGGGATCTGTACTGTGCAGCGCCTGACCGGAGAGAGGCCTGCGAGCACTCCGGCGAGGCCAAGGCCTTCCAGGACTAT AGCGCTGCAGCTGCCCCGAGCCCTGTGATGGGGAGTATGGCCCCAGGTGACGCAATGGCCGCAGGCCccatggcagctggcttcttccag CCCTTCATGTCACCGCGCTTCCCAGGGGGCCCCCGGCCCGCCCTGCGGATGCCAAGTCAG CCCCCCGCAGGCCTCCCCggctcccagcccctcctccctggtGCCATGGAGCCCTCCGCAAGAGCCCAGG GGCATCCAAGCATGGGCGGCCCAATGCAGAGGGTGACGCCTCCTCGGGGCATGGCCAGCGTGGGGCCCCAG AGCTATGGAGGTGGCATGCGGCCCCCACCCAACTCCCTTACTGGCCCAGGCCTGCCTGCCATGAACAT GGGCCCAGGAGTTCGTGGCCCATGGGCCAGCCCCAGTGGAAACTCG ATCCCCTACTCCTCCTCATCCCCCGGCAGCTACACGGTACGTCTGAGCAAGGCTGGGCCACCCCTGGGCAAGGGCTGTGGGATGGCAGATGAGGGACCATTTCTCACGGTTCCTGTCTCCTGTGTGCAGGGACCCCCAGGAGGAGGTGGGCCCCCTGGAACACCCATCATGCCTAGCCCTGGAG ATTCCACTAACTCCAGCGAAAACATGTACACTATCATGAACCCCATCGGGCCGGGCGCTGGCAGGGCTAAT TTCCCGCTCGGCCCTGGCCCGGAGGGCCCCATGGCCGCCATGAGCGCGATGGAGCCTCACCATGTGAACGGATCCCTGG GCTCGGGCGACATGGACGGGTTGCCGAAG AGCTCTCCCGGCGCCGTGGCCGGCCTGAGCAACGCCCCGGGCACCCCGCGGGACGACGGCGAGATGGCGGCCGCCGGGACCTTCCTGCACCCGTTCCCGAGCGAAAGC TACTCGCCAGGGATGACCATGAGCGTGTGA
- the SSBP4 gene encoding single-stranded DNA-binding protein 4 isoform X5, producing the protein MYAKGGKGSAVPSDSQAREKLALYVYEYLLHIGAQKSAQTFLSEIRWEKNITLGEPPGFLHSWWCVFWDLYCAAPDRREACEHSGEAKAFQDYSAAAAPSPVMGSMAPGDAMAAGPMAAGFFQPFMSPRFPGGPRPALRMPSQPPAGLPGSQPLLPGAMEPSARAQGHPSMGGPMQRVTPPRGMASVGPQSYGGGMRPPPNSLTGPGLPAMNMGPGVRGPWASPSGNSIPYSSSSPGSYTGPPGGGGPPGTPIMPSPGDSTNSSENMYTIMNPIGPGAGRANFPLGPGPEGPMAAMSAMEPHHVNGSLGSGDMDGLPKSSPGAVAGLSNAPGTPRDDGEMAAAGTFLHPFPSESYSPGMTMSV; encoded by the exons CCCAGAAGTCAGCCCAGACCTTCCTGTCTGAG ATCCGATGGGAGAAGAACATCACGCTGGGGGAGCCCCCCGGGTTCCTGCACTCCTGGTGGTG TGTGTTCTGGGATCTGTACTGTGCAGCGCCTGACCGGAGAGAGGCCTGCGAGCACTCCGGCGAGGCCAAGGCCTTCCAGGACTAT AGCGCTGCAGCTGCCCCGAGCCCTGTGATGGGGAGTATGGCCCCAGGTGACGCAATGGCCGCAGGCCccatggcagctggcttcttccag CCCTTCATGTCACCGCGCTTCCCAGGGGGCCCCCGGCCCGCCCTGCGGATGCCAAGTCAG CCCCCCGCAGGCCTCCCCggctcccagcccctcctccctggtGCCATGGAGCCCTCCGCAAGAGCCCAGG GGCATCCAAGCATGGGCGGCCCAATGCAGAGGGTGACGCCTCCTCGGGGCATGGCCAGCGTGGGGCCCCAG AGCTATGGAGGTGGCATGCGGCCCCCACCCAACTCCCTTACTGGCCCAGGCCTGCCTGCCATGAACAT GGGCCCAGGAGTTCGTGGCCCATGGGCCAGCCCCAGTGGAAACTCG ATCCCCTACTCCTCCTCATCCCCCGGCAGCTACACG GGACCCCCAGGAGGAGGTGGGCCCCCTGGAACACCCATCATGCCTAGCCCTGGAG ATTCCACTAACTCCAGCGAAAACATGTACACTATCATGAACCCCATCGGGCCGGGCGCTGGCAGGGCTAAT TTCCCGCTCGGCCCTGGCCCGGAGGGCCCCATGGCCGCCATGAGCGCGATGGAGCCTCACCATGTGAACGGATCCCTGG GCTCGGGCGACATGGACGGGTTGCCGAAG AGCTCTCCCGGCGCCGTGGCCGGCCTGAGCAACGCCCCGGGCACCCCGCGGGACGACGGCGAGATGGCGGCCGCCGGGACCTTCCTGCACCCGTTCCCGAGCGAAAGC TACTCGCCAGGGATGACCATGAGCGTGTGA